The sequence below is a genomic window from Rhizobiaceae bacterium.
CCTGTCCAACTGGGCCAAAGGCGGCGAAACCGCCGTCGTGCCCGTCGACGCCGCGATCTCCCTGTTGCTCGCGCCGCATCGCAAGCCGTCGCCGCCGGCGCCATGGGAACTGGCCAGGTTGGCGCGCTCCGACCAGCAGGCCCATGCGATGGAGCTTTCGCGACCGTGTCCCCGGCCGGTGCTCGGCATTCTCGTGCCCGAATTCAACAGCGCCGTCCCGGTCTACAACCAGCTTCTGCCGCGTGCTCTGCCAGGCTTGCGCGATGCGCCCTTCGCGGAGCGTTACGCCATCGCAATCGGCCTTGCTCGGCTTTTGAAGAATCCGGCCACCGCAGTCGCCCACATCCTGGAGACCACCGATGAGTTCGGCCGAAAGAAAGTGTTGGGGCTGATTGACCGTTGGCCGACCGGGATCCGTAACGCTGTCGCTCGCGGCGCCCGCCGCACGACGACGAGAGGAGAGGGCAGGGGAACGGCGAAGAATGCCTGCTTCACCCGTCGGGTTCGTGCACCTTCAGGCCGAGACGCCTGGCGCGATCGAGCAGATGCTTGACCGACGAGGCCGCCCATCGCCAGCCGCCGCGTGGCGCCCGTTCGCGCATCGCCTCGAGCTGCGCGGCTATCGCCCGCAGGCTGAGATCAGGGTCTGCGATGGCAATGCCGGCCACGAGCGTCATCAACCGGTCCTCCGGCTGCCGCCGCGGCGCGCGCTGGACAAGCTCAGGCTCCGCCAGGCCTTCGCGCACCAGGCGATAGACCGAGCGGCGAAGGCGTTCCACCGTCCAGCTCTGCCCCTTGTGGTTCAGGACCCGCACGACATCGTCCCAGTTGTGCTGGGGACGCAGCCGTCGCACGACCGGCAGCCAGTTCTGTGCCGAGGCGATGAGGTCGCCGACATAGGCGCTGTCGCGGGCCGCCGCGATGGCGCGGATGCTTTCCGGCCTCCGCTCGCGCAGCCCAGGGTTGCCGGGCAGCCGGCCGCGCGCCTTGGCGGCGGCGATTCCGGCCTTCGTGCGCTCGGCGATCAGCGCGCGCTCCAGCTGGGCGACCGCGCCGAGAACTTGCAGCGAGAACATGCCCTGCGGCGTCGAAGTGTCGATCGGATCGCGCAGCGAGCGGAAATGCGCGCCGCGCTTTTCGAGCGTCTCGATCACCTCGAGAAGATGGCTGACCGATCGGGCAAGCCGGTCGAGCCTGACCACGACCAGAACATCGCCGGCGTGGATCTCGCGCATCAGCTTCGCCAGCACCGGCCGCGAGCGCGACGCGCCGGAACCCTGTTCGTGGTGGATGACGGCGCAACCGGCTTGCCTGAGTTCGTCGGCCTGTGCATCGGTAACCTGGTCCTCCATCGAGACCCGTGCATAGCCGATGAGGCGGCGCGGTCGCGGGGGAGGGGAGGGGGCCTTTGCCATGGCGGGCTTTCGAGGGATGTTTCACGGCCGTTTGTACAGTATCGACGGCTATGATCAACTGGCCAGTTGCAGACGTGTTTTATCGAGCCTCATAAACGGCCGCAGAGCGGTTTTACGGGCTCCGGATGCCCCGAGGGAGCCGAAAACGCCCCAAGGCGCCTCCTGGGCCGTTTATGGCTGAAACCGAGCAAATTGGGCAGTTTAGCGTGGGCAGGGGGCTAAAGGGTCCTCCCCAGGCACTTCGGATGCTCGGAATTGCTGGCGTTCTGCCCGCCGGGTGGAACGGAATTCGTGAGACTATCTGCATCCGAGTCGGAAATCGTGAGACTACGTGACAAACTCGGATGGCACGCGGTCAACATCAATATGAGCGTGAAATCAATGGCTTAATAGGAGGCCAGTTCGGCACTGTGCACGTAGTCTCACGAAAACCGATTCAAAAAGGCGCCGAATCTCACGAATTCCGGTCAGCTGACAGCGTTTTTCGGGGTTTTGATCGACGTTTCGGGCCATTTCCGATGTCGATCACAGAACGACTGATAATGCAACATTATCATTCTTTTGTCACGCAAGACAGGCTGTGCGGTTTTTTCCTATAATAATGGCATAAAGGGCACCGATGCGTTACCGTTATCGGCGATGCTTCTGTCCGATTCGACCTCGCCCGACCGCCAAAAACCGCCGTCCGTCCCCGGCTGGGCGATGTCGCGCGGGCCGATCGACAGCGACAGCGAGGCGGGGTTTTTGGCCGGTGCGGCCCTGAATTCGCTCGACGCTCTGGTGCGCGGCGCGCCAGTCTGGGCCGGCGCCTGGTGCCAGCGGCTCGCCCTCACCTGCGCGGCGTCGGCTGCGTCTCTTTCCGGGCGTACGGAGGATGAGAGACAAATCCGCGATGCCTGGTGTCTGCGCGCCGTCGGCGCCGATCCGGGCCCGGCCGGCCATTTTTTTGCCGCCTGGCGCCATTTGGCGGACCGTTCGCCGCACCTCGATGCCGAAATTTTGGCCGCGGTCACCGGTCGGCTCGGCTTGCGCCGGGGCGACGAATTTTTGGCGCTGCCGGACTTCTTCGATGATCTTGTCTGTTCCGGCCGGCCGGCGCCACGGCTTGCCGCCGCGATTCTAGCCGAGGTGGAGCGGCTGCGCCCCGACGCAAACCTGCTCGGCTGGTGGCTGGCCGATTGTGTCATCGCGGCGCGGCTGCGCTGGCCGTTCGCCGTGCCGCTGCTGATCACCCAGGCGCGCGGGTCAGCGTTCCGCAATGCCGACAGCCGCGGTAGAATCCGCCCGGGGGAAGAAAAATTTGACCGGGCGGTCTGCGTGGCGCTGGCGCTGGCGGCGGCCGACGCCTGCCGGGTAGCCGGCACACTTGCGCCGCGCGCGGCGCGGCTTTTGGCGATCAGGCCGAAACTGCGCGCCAAGGGGGCCGGTGCGGTGGTGCAGTTGCTGCTCAGCCAGGATGCCGTGCCGGGCACGCTGCAAACGGAAAAACTGACGCGCTGGGGCGCGCGCCGCCTGTTCGGGCGGCTGCAGATGTTTGACGCCGTGCGCGAACTGTCCGGTCGGCCGACGTTTCGGCTATACGGGTTGTGACCGTGATGGCGGAAAGCGCGGCAAGGCGACGACGGGCAGGGCAGGGCGGTGATGACCGACCAACTGACCAGTTGTTTGACCGGGAGCTGGATCATTTGCCGCCGGAGATGCGCTGGCGCGAATGGATGACACGCTGCGTGACCTGCCCGACTTCGAGGCGATCGAGGACGCCGGGCTGCTGTCCAAGGAAAAGCTGCTGGCTGGAGACATCGTGCCCGGTTTTTCCGCCGAGGAAGCCGAGGAACATGTCCAGCACGAAATGGAGCGGTAGCGTGTTATGGCAAAGATCGTGACGCCGCACAGCAGCGTCACGATGTCGACCAGATCGTATCGTTCCGCGTCTGCCTCTTCTTTCCGGGCGACCTACTGGCAAACAAATGTCGGCGCCGAAAACAAGGCGCCGACAATTCCAGCGCCTACCCTGAGGAAGCTCTGCTCGCTACCCAGCGCATGGCTCCCGAGTGATCGCAAATAGGTTGCCAGACGACGGCAACCCTAGAAGTTGTATCTGTCGCAATCATTCCCTCCGGCCCTGCGATCTGATCGTTCGATTTCAACCAGGGGGCGGAACAAGAACTGTTCCCAGCGACACGCTAAGTTCGAACAGAGCATGAATGTCATGCAGCGTGACGTAGCCGAGCCGGAAGTCTGAGCAACCGGAAGCCTTCCGGCAGATGCTGCTGGCTATCCCAAGTGTAGATGCCGGTCAGATTGATATGCTCCCAGCTCATAGATTTCGAGCAGCTTTGGCGAGACGATCGCAAGCTTGAGGCGCTGCTTGACATAGAGGGGTGTGACGAAGAAGTGGGCGGCGATTTCCGTGATATCTATCCCCTGGTCGCGCAGGGTCTTGAAGGCGCGGAACTGGTCGAGTGGGTGAAGATTCTCGCAATAGATATAAGCGGCGGTGCAAAAATCGGCCACGGTAGCGGCGGGATAGTCCCGCTTCGGGCGGCGTAAAAGCCGGCCACCTATTGTCCTTCTGCAACGAGCGCAGGAGGGTTAGGGATCTACACCGTGGAATTGTATCTGAAGGTCCGTCTGGCCTGCTCGGAAGGGATGAGCCGGCGTCAGGCGGCGAAGCATTTCAACATATCGCGCGACAGCGTAGCCAAGATGCTGTCGTATTCGACCCCTCCGGGCTACCGTCGGCGGTCACCGGTCCGGCGGCCGAAGCTCGACGCGTTCGTTTCGACCATCGATCGCTGGCTGGACGAGGACAGACAAGTGCCGCGCAAGCAACGCCATACGGCCAAGCGGGTGTTTGACCGGCTACGAGACGAATGCGGGTTCACCGGCGGCTACACGATCATCAAGGACTACATGCGTGAACGGGAACAGCGTCGCCAGGAGGTGTTCGTGCCGCTGGCGCATCCGCCAGGCCACGCGCAGGCCGACTTCGGCGAGGCGATGGTGGTGATCGGCGGCATAGAACGGAAGGCGCGCTTCTTCGTGCTC
It includes:
- a CDS encoding TniQ family protein, whose protein sequence is MAGEGRAPLPVVPPPFRDERLSSWLERIADVYLVSLDDLRAHVGWSRPALQLEIDPVQTDMERIAAATNSSVERLFGMTFHNASSRCRSLLRPDAREICPICSRGMQRPPRLRTWSFAFSFYCDRHRQPLQSPDTRGASVLSDVGSACRGAAILSNWAKGGETAVVPVDAAISLLLAPHRKPSPPAPWELARLARSDQQAHAMELSRPCPRPVLGILVPEFNSAVPVYNQLLPRALPGLRDAPFAERYAIAIGLARLLKNPATAVAHILETTDEFGRKKVLGLIDRWPTGIRNAVARGARRTTTRGEGRGTAKNACFTRRVRAPSGRDAWRDRADA
- a CDS encoding recombinase family protein, whose translation is MAKAPSPPPRPRRLIGYARVSMEDQVTDAQADELRQAGCAVIHHEQGSGASRSRPVLAKLMREIHAGDVLVVVRLDRLARSVSHLLEVIETLEKRGAHFRSLRDPIDTSTPQGMFSLQVLGAVAQLERALIAERTKAGIAAAKARGRLPGNPGLRERRPESIRAIAAARDSAYVGDLIASAQNWLPVVRRLRPQHNWDDVVRVLNHKGQSWTVERLRRSVYRLVREGLAEPELVQRAPRRQPEDRLMTLVAGIAIADPDLSLRAIAAQLEAMRERAPRGGWRWAASSVKHLLDRARRLGLKVHEPDG
- a CDS encoding DUF1403 family protein, translating into MLLSDSTSPDRQKPPSVPGWAMSRGPIDSDSEAGFLAGAALNSLDALVRGAPVWAGAWCQRLALTCAASAASLSGRTEDERQIRDAWCLRAVGADPGPAGHFFAAWRHLADRSPHLDAEILAAVTGRLGLRRGDEFLALPDFFDDLVCSGRPAPRLAAAILAEVERLRPDANLLGWWLADCVIAARLRWPFAVPLLITQARGSAFRNADSRGRIRPGEEKFDRAVCVALALAAADACRVAGTLAPRAARLLAIRPKLRAKGAGAVVQLLLSQDAVPGTLQTEKLTRWGARRLFGRLQMFDAVRELSGRPTFRLYGL